The Primulina eburnea isolate SZY01 chromosome 18, ASM2296580v1, whole genome shotgun sequence genome segment TCGATGTTCGTGCCAAGCCGTATGTGTTTATGGGTTATCCTGCTAATCAGAAAGGTTTCAAACTCCTTGACCTCTCTACTCAAGAATTCATTGTCTCTCGAGATGTTGTGTTTCATGAGGACATGTTTCCTTTTTCCTCACAACATCATGACAATACACCTTTTCCATCTTCATCACAGGTTGATACTGATTTTTCTTCCCTTGACTCTACTCTGCTGAGTTCTACACCAGCACATACTCCCACAATGGATGTACTTCCAACTCCCTCTACCTCTTCCTTAAGACCTACCAGATCACATCGTCCTCCCCAATGGACTAAGGATTATGTTTGTACTAACACTTGCTCTACCCCCTACAGCCTTCTTGCTCATATATCTTACAATAACATATCATCCTCACACCGATCCTTCTTGGCTTGTATTTCTCAAACAACTGCTCCCACCACCTACTCCAAGGCAGCTGATGATCCTAAATGGCGTGCAGCCATGGAAGCTGAGATTTCTGCTCTAGAAGCTAACCGCACTTGGGTGATTGTTCCTCTGCCCCCGGGTAAAAAGACTATCGGTTGCAAGTGGATATACAAAATCAAACACAAAGCTGACGGCAGCATCGATAGATTCAAAGCCCGCCTTGTTGCCAAGGGATACACCCAACAATATGGCATTGACTACATTGACACATTCTCCCCGGTTGCAAAGATCGTTACAGTTCGATGTCTTTTAGCCATGGCTGCAGCCAACAGTTGGGCCTTGCATCAAATGGATGTTACCAACGCTTTTCTCCAAGGTGATTTAATTGAGGAGATCTACATGTCTATTCCTCAAGGATTTGACAGACAACGCCCAAATCATGCTTGCAAACTCCTTAAATCCTTATACGGCTTGAAGCAAGCATCTCGCCaatggaatttaaaattttgtgaCATCATGCGGCTTGCTGGTTACTCCCAGTCACTTCATGATCACTCTCTGTTTTACAAGAGAGATGATAGTTCCGTCACCTTACTCCTtctctatgttgatgatattgtaATCACAGGCAATGATTCTATCGCAATTGCTGCTTTAAAAGATTGTTTGCATAAGCATCTTGCCATTAAGGATCTTGGTCCTCTGAAATACTTTTTGGGGATTGAGGTTGCTCGATCAAAGGCTGGTATTTGTTTGAACCAGCGTAAGTATACGCTGGAGTTGCTATCAGATACAGGAATGACTGGTTGTAAACCATTTGATACTCCAATGGAACAACACTTGAAGCTCACCACTCTTGAATATGATCAGCTCATCAAGAATTCGAATACTGATCTTCCTTTAGCTGATCCAGTTTCATATCAACGTCTAGTTGGCCGTTTGATCTATCTCACGATCACTCGCCCAGATATATGCTTTGCGGTTCAGTCCCTCAGTCAGTTCATGCAATCTCCCAAGCAATCACATATGAAGGCAGCACTTCGAATTCTCGCATATCTCAAGGGTAGCCCATCCTTGGGCATTTTCTTGTCTGCCACTAGTGATTTACGCCTCTCAGCATATTGCGACTCCGATTGGGGTTCTTGTCCAATGAGTCGGAAATCCTTGACAGGATATGTTGTCAAACTTGGTTCTTCGGTGATTTCTTGGAAAACAAAGAAGCAAAACACAGTTTCTCGTTCATCTGCTGAAGCTGAATACCGTTCCATGGCTACAACGGCTTGTGAAATCACTTGGCTACGCAATCTCCTGGCAGACATGGGCTTGATTATCACTTTGCCTACTCCTCTTTTTTGTGACAACCAGGCGGCCATTCACATTGCCGCAAATCCACTATATCATGAACGGACAAAACATATTGAAATCGATTGTCACTTCATCCGTGAAAAAATTCGTTCTCACACAATTGCCACTTCTCATGTCCATACTCGTCAGCAGCCAGCCGATATATTCACCAAGCCCTTGTGTTCAGAACAACATCGACATCTTTTATCCAAGCTTGCCATGTTAAACATATTACAAGCTTGCGGGGGTGTGTTAAATAAATAGATTACTTGTAGATTACTTGGTAAATAAGTAGTCAATGAGCTAATGCTACGAGTCACACACATATACAATATCTCGTGTATATATACGGAGTCAAaatgtaaaaaataaaattcaatcattttacaataatacaattctgatattttCCCTGAGCTCTGTGTTCATCAATGGCTGCCTAATGCACATCAATGGCTGCCTAATTCAAACTCTAACAGATGCTTCTGGTTTTAGATTTAATTTCTTCGAATCTGTTGAAACAGAGAGAAAAAATTTttgttgagagaataaatgCAGTTTATGAGAAACTTAAGGGAACAGAGGGAATTAAAAAAGGCGATGTGAAGCAGTTGAGAGATTGTTGGGAAAAGTTGAGAAAATCTGAGACTCTCGGAgttatttattttagttttgaaagcTGCAGAAACGCAGCAAACAAAGAACATATGATGCTGAGGCAAATTTTGAAGGAACTTTTGGTGTAACATTTTGGTATCAGAACAGTTATTTTAATATGCTCCACTATTATAAAATAGCAAATTAGAGATGTCTATATATATCAGGGTGCAATATAAAAATTACTCGCCATGCTCATGTTTGCTGGCCACTCATTAGTATGTTTACAGAGAAGCTAAATTCATAGAAGACaaagaagaagaggaagaaatTGATGGCAAGTACTGCGTGCTTCATGATAGTAAGCAAAAATGATATCCCCATTTACGAAGCTGAAGTTGGTACAGTTCCCAAAGTATGATTCTTTTCAATCCCCCAtcaattttagattttttttttaaatttcattttcaCATTATGGCATCACacaatatgatttattctgatAATTTTGAGATCTGAAGAAAGAGGATGCTGCTCATCTACACCAATTCATATTACATGCTGCTTTAGACATTGTCCAAGATGTGGCATGGACTACAAGTGCTATGTGAGAAACCTACATGATTAATTTGGAAAAAATTCattgtttattgattttatttgtagTGTCGGCACTCTCATCCCTTTTTTTTTGTGAAGTAGGTTTCTGAAAGCAATTGATAGATTTGATGATTTGGTGGTGTCTGTACACGTAACTGCAGGTCATATcctttgattttttttcattAGCTCAATCCTGTGCATCCTTTTTGGAAAATGTGTGGATGATTATGATGCTTATTTTTATTACTGTATAATATATGGGGCGAGTAGAGGATCTGGCTCCCAAATATGAATAAAATGTCAGTTTGATGCTTAAAATTTTCAAGCTACAAGCTTTCTCATGTTGAGTTGGATTTCATTATACTTCTGTTTTGATTGATGTGGATCTTGATTTATCTCTTTCCCCATTGGTATTAGTGGGCATTGATTATATCGAATCAGTTTTAGTAAGCGTCATTGATTCACTTTATATTTTTCCTTAACCAATTATGGTCATACATACTCGACTGATGCTGCTCCACGATTCTCGTAATGATGATGGAATTAAGAGCTTCTTCCAAGAGGTTCATGAGTTATACATGAAGGCAAGTTTTATTATGCACTATGTATATCTGAAGTCTGCTTTATATTCCTAATGAAGTCTTATGGTAGCTCGCTTTAAGTAACTGGACTATATGCTACTTGTCATCGTTCTATACTACAAAATTCAATAAAGGAAATTAGAGTAAAGTTAAGGTGTCGAGTTGCTCCTATTTTCTGTGCTGAGATATTTGTTCGAGCGAAATTGATGATTCCTGTGTTGTTATTTTCAGACTGTTCTCAATCCCCTTTATCTTCCTGGGAGTCGCATCACTTCATCACATTTCGACACGAAAGTTCGAGCCCTTGCTAGAAAATATCTGTGAAGCTTTCCTCATATTTGAGTGTCTCATATTAATTTGGAGTCAGATTTGCTGTGTAAACCTATATTGCTGTGAACTTTTTGTTTCAATACAGTCATTACTCTTCAATAAATTATCAAGAATTCTTCATATGGCATCAGCTATTACTCATTTACTGTAGAACTACATGAGGATCTTTTGTTGTTTCATTTTGTTACCATTTTTTGCTATGAAATACGTTGGTTTTGTGAAGTTAATCAAAATTCACATCCCCAAATTGTTGACATTTATGTCTATGCGCGCGCGTGTAcatgtatatatgtgtgtgtgggcGAGCTCGTGCCGATACGACGGATCCCTTAGAAAAGGAGTCGCGTGCCTACAGGCTACAACCGTGTATGCCAAATATCTATACTATTAATAAAACAAGAGGGTTGAATAGTAACTAATTTTGGTGAAACCGTTTTCTTAACATGTATTAAAAATCCATTTAGctaaatcaataaaataaaaaataaaaaaaaaaaaaagatttgaaCTTCACCAAATATAAAATCATTCAACAATTATATGAATTTCAAGCATTCTATTTGATGTCGTCCAACATTTGTGCATCCACTCTCATATTTCCGAGTAAGATGCTCTATTTAAAATTCtaatgagatcgtctcatacgACACTTACTTTTAgtgaataataaataaataaatatatgtatatcttaaataatatttaaaatgcgaacttttatcttaaataatatttaagatGCAACTTctaaaattttcattaaaaattaaatatatcatgAAACTAGAATTATTTTTATACAATTTTGAgataattttattcaaatatgatataattgttttaaatttttcttagtGAAACTTTAATGTTGTGATTAAATTTCtgaattattttgaaatatatacTTTTATAGTGATCATTCTAATAATGATTCTATATaaagatttgaatggatttAAGATCTTGATTCAACAAGCATATTGCCCAAGGAACAAaggaataatatatataaattcataTATGATAATTTCACTGAAAATTAAGGAAAAACAAGCTAAAAACAATTGAGACAGTAACAAAAAGAAACTAGCAAATCATCGTTCAACACACGATCGTCCCAAGGGattgaaaaagagaaaaaaaaaactagtttCTGTTAAATATTTTACATCTTACATGATCTAAAAATCACATCGAGCGCTTACCGGACCTCGGTGGCCGCGGATGGCGGTTCTTTTGATCATGTTTTCCGAAAGCGGCGGCGCAGAACCCACAAGCAGAAACCTTCGGAGACGGTGGCTCAGCGGCTGAAGTCATCTTTCCGGAGCTGAAACCCTTTTCTCCTCCTGTGGATCGGCTCCTTTCGATCCTTAATCCTGTGCCGGTTGCCGCTGCGTCTTGATTTTGTTGATTAATGAGCTGATTCAGCTTCTCGTTCCATACCAATCCCGAGGATCCTTGTCTCCTGAATGATACTGCAGATCTCTGCAAACCTGCCatcaagaaaaataataatgaatttatatatttatatatatatatatatatatatatatatatatatctttttgCCCTCTCCTTGTAGCGATGTTTTAGTGGgattttcttcaaaaaaaaaatcttgggGAATTGATTCTTGCTATCGTTTTCTATCTTTGGGAGCTTGGAGGTTTTTGGGGAGATTTGTTGTTCGAGGGCTGTGAATTATCATTGGATTTGCATGCGTTGGGGGACTTTATTAGGATTTGAGTTTTTGTtatgatgataataataatgatgTTTTTGTATTATATATGATTCTTTTTTTTGTGTGTATACCGGTATACGTAAATATATATGAGTAAGTTtcatgtgagacggttttatgaatctttatctgtgagacgggttaactctaccgatattcacaataaaaaagaatactcttagcataaaaaatagtattttttatgaatgactCAAACAAGAGATCTGTCttacaaatacgacctgtgagaccatctcacatgaGTTTTTTCCTATATACAAAtaggtataaataaataaatacatgcaACATTTACTTTGAATATATGTTTAAagtaaaataataatgatattttgaatttttccttGCATACATATTCTTTAGTCAAAGGAAATTTTAATTTGATACTCAAAAACCTCTCGTCAagtttttcaaatttcaagaaTATGAGTCGTgtactccattaaatttaattcAACACATACTAAAAACAATAGAATCTTATTTTTTTGAAACAAAAACAATAGCATCTTATGAGAACAAAGTCaataaagaaatatttatttaattgcaaGTTGTGGTCAATTCAAGAACCAAATATAAGCAAAGttcattaatttatatattctGATTTCGGGAGTTTGAAAGTTATGTAAGGAGTTTTCTTTTcgggaaaattatttttttcttcttgtgattttgatattttatatcATTAAATTTCGGTTTAATTATGCGTATCTCGATTTTGGCCAATTTTAGTTTTCTCTTAGCATAAGTGTTGATGTGACATTATACATATCAACGATACATCAACATAACATTGCATAGATTTCATTTTAGCGTAATGTCGGAAATGATCTTGAAAttgttaaaaataataataataaaataaagataGCGTAATAAGAGTGAAATttgatattataatatataaaaatcataaagagACAAACATacataacaaaaaaaaactactttttgttttcttttttgttttctAGTTTATTCACATTGTTTTTAAAATCGGACCAGACCGTCCAGTTCGATCAGGAACCAGCCATGGATCCGATTTGAACCTAGTTTGTAAACTGTTTTAACTATCAAACCGATCAAAACGATCAAGAACCGATGGGATATGTGAATCTATTAAAATCAATCTGACCGGTTCACCActtttttaacttttttttaaaaaaaattgaatattttcttatattttaaatttatttttagttatatatataattatttagattttaattttgttaaaaatattattttagtaatattagagcttatttttgtgtttttaaaataatatagatataattatatttgattatatgtatgttttttagattttatattttgataaatattttttttattatttatatacatatttaagattttaaaattttaaaatatgttatttgctaattataatattattttatataatataacagtTTTTGGTCTGACCGTCCAATTGAACcgtttttacaaaataaatcgGTTAGATCTCTGTTACAATTCCATATCATGCATCATATTGCACTATTAAAACAATCACTAGCTTATGTATTATCCTTTTtccattaaattaatttaataaaatatattttaaaaatgtatgacaaaaacttgtgtgaaacggtctcacatatcgtattttgttagacagatctcttatttgggtcatccatgaaaaaatattaatttttatgctaagagtattactttttcttgtgaatatcggtatggttgaccagtatcacaaataaaaattcgtaagACATTCTCACAAAAGATCTACTCAAACTTTATTGGGTATATATGCAGGGGCGGAGCCAGGATCTTGGTTCAGCGTAGGCAAccatatattataattaataaagcAAAAAAGAGAGCAATAATTAATCGACAACTAAAAATAATGTATCATAAAGTTTGAACACAAGTTACGCACAGCCAGTAGCATTGATAATTGATAGGAAAACGTCAGAAAAATGAGGAACAACGGCGTGTACAAAATccaaaatcaaaacaaaatatgatataaaatatacgTTCGAAAAATAAGCATTAATTCATTATCGATTGGAAAAagcataaaattataaaacaattGAATGATCGACAAACATTGAACGAAACAACGAACCTAAAATTTGGTAacattttggatttttttaGAGATTATGAAAGATTAAGCAGTAATTAAAATGAATTGGAATGATTGTTACTCAAAGTATATGACGTTTGTGActcgagaaaaaaaaaacacatacaAAAGGCTATATAGAGTGTATACTTAGATACTAATAACAAGTAAAAAATTGAGTCTAAAATTTGGGtctacaaattattaaaaaaaaatttggatcAGTATAGACAGCTAAAAATGTAATAATAGCatacaaaaattaaaaatttagacataaatatacatacatatatatatatatatatatataaacatataaaaaaaatttggcccAGTGTAGGCAGCAGCCCACACTGGGCATATGCTGGCTCCGCCCATGTATATATGGATGATATGGACAAGCAATTTGGTGCCCATAAGATAAGGGATATGTGCTAATTAAAGAAAATCTAAAGAATATTTAGCTCATCCACTAAAAGTGGACCTCGTCCTCTTCTTTACTACAAATCCTTTTGTTATGATTAATCATTTGTCTTTAActtggtttttttaaaaattttaaaataataagaaTAGAAACTATAAAAGTTTGAATTATTGATTGTTCACTAATTCTAACATCCAATATCAATCTAAATTCCAAAGCAAGAAGGATGCAAACTACCTAATCAAAATATGACACAGAAATGTTGAATTAAGATACTTGTTGTTTTGTTTAAGAATCTTATAATAAAATTACGTTGAATTACTATTTATCAATACTCACGGGTTAGTCTATGGTACATCTgacccaaatttttttaaaaaaaatttttcccATGAAGTGGAATCTCAACCATTGATTTAGGGTGTGGGCACTGCCTCCACACCCAGGATCGAACGAACCGTCCACCAAATGATCAGTTGATCAATACATCATTATATTGTATTAAAACATAGGAtcaatatatgtatgtatgtatgtatctaTAGTATCCAACAAAAGGCCTCTATTGAACAAAgtccataaattttttttctcaagTTGAGTGAAAATGTAATAAATGACTACTTAATGAGAACCTAACCTCTTGAAACATTTCAATTCCAACAAGAAAACAAGCATTAATTACTATTTGTAATGAGTTGAAAAAGATGTTTTTGACTTCACCAATTAAATAACCCATACCGTATGCGAGTTGAAAAAGATGTTTTTGATGAGATAAATGGTATAATAATGGAAACATCATGGCAAGATTTTAGTCCCCAAATATTCCTTAGATCTCCTTTTGTGTTTATCAAGAATACCAATTGAGGACTTGAATGAGCTAGAGCTTCAACAAAATTGCGAATCGAGTCGAGCTCAAACATGATATGTCTTCCGACTCAAAGCCAACTCAACGTGTGTACACTCTTACGccaaaatattaagttttctTCCTATTACCACTGCTACTAGAGCATTTAGATCCCTTAGACATGAAGGCATCCACCGCTGCCAATATCTGAACTTGTAATTTGTGATTCTTTAAAGCTCCCCTCACCTTCCGAACGACTTGCTGCTTCATAACCTTTCGTTTTGTCTGAGTAAGATTCGGATGGAAAAGATAGCCAAATTTAATTATGTCTTCTAGTAGAGCGGAAATGTTGATTCTTTTCCTAACAATTAACTGTGGATCAAATTATTTCCACGatatctatatctataataACAATAAACACATAAAAAACGACACAAGAATTTTTACGTGCAAAACccaaattacaaaaaaaatcatGAGACCGAAGTCCACAAAAAAAAATCTCTATTATATCAATAATGGGTACAAAACAATGCTACAACAACAGAAGATAAAAAATTTCCATCGAACAACTTAGGGGAAACATTACGAGCAAAGTGAGCCAGGCAAAAtcattaatttttctaaaataaatCAGATGATAATGTTCATATTAATATCTCATAAGTGTTTGAGATATGTATCAAATAAGTCTAAtgtcaaaaaaaatttttaccTCAGACTTGCAAATATATCAAGTCCCTTCTACCAAATGAATGtattaaaatgcataaaaaaaaagatTGTAAGCGGGTTGTATTATGGCCAGAGGTAAGGTAGGATAAAATGAGATAACGAGCAATGGAATTGGAGAAATGAtaccacaattttttttttaaaaaaagttgtaTCCAGGTGACAATAAAAACTCTTCAAGctcattataaaatataataatacttTTCTTCTTCGTGCTCTTCTTTTCTTTCGCacttttttttttcccttttttttttctccttttttcatttttttttttgttttttgttttcatCGTGTTTTTTTAAGATCgagaaaattaatataaaaattcgtGCTTGGATAACTAAATCTCAATAATTCACATTGTCTTGGAGAAAAATGATGCTTATGTGAAAAGTTTACAAGATTGTCCAATTTAAGAATGAAAAAGGAAGTATAATCAACAAAAAGGATTTATCGTGACTTCTAACGTGGTTACTTTCTAAAGAAAAGGTTTAGCTTCAAACTTGGCTCACAAGCGATCTATGAATCAGGGTAGACTCACAAGAACGACACAgatgatgaaaaagaaaatggttcaaacCTAATAcccttattatttttttatgcaccTAATTCACCACAAAGTGTTAACAAAAGCTTGTATAACAATGCaatttctagaaaaatcaacTACGCAAAACCAACACATAATAAAAGAACAGAGCGTTATATAATGATTGCTCGTAGTCTCAAAGGTTACTAAAGAAATAGTATATGTATTAGACCTCATACATTTGCCTTTCAATCAATCATTAAGAGAAACTATCCATAATGCAATAGTAAGAATGCAACATCAATGCACACAAAAATAATGCAATAGTAAGAGTGATGCCGTACAACGGTTACCATCCCACCGTATAAAGGTCATAGTTCGGAAATCTTTTCTCATATCCAATCAAATCCTTACAGTGCTTTGAACATAATAACTTGACAAATCTTGAAAAAAAACATATCATGTATGCTTGAACGAACTTTCAAAAACTGAAGGGAGATTCGGAcacaaattataatttttttaaacgcAAGCCCACTTCAAAGAACAAGTGTGGCAAACAAAAACTCACTTACGAAAGAATATATACATAACAAAAGCGCACTTACGAAGAAGAAGTGTGCAAATTATAGTATAACAAAAATCCACTTACGAAAGAatatatgcataaaaaaaaaagcACACTTACGGAGGACAAGTGTGCAAATTATAGTATAACAAAAAAACCCACTTACCTTGAATAATTCGAAAAAAAAATATCCGGTGATGATAGGATTTCGAAATCGAGCCTGGATCTGGACTGCTGCAGAGCTTCGATACTCGTCACACTAAGAGAGCAAAGTCTCTAAAATTCCTAGGGAGAACTAGAGaggaaatttcaaaaatatggaGG includes the following:
- the LOC140819013 gene encoding transport protein particle 20 kDa subunit-like — encoded protein: MASTACFMIVSKNDIPIYEAEVGTVPKKEDAAHLHQFILHAALDIVQDVAWTTSAMFLKAIDRFDDLVVSVHVTAGHTRLMLLHDSRNDDGIKSFFQEVHELYMKTVLNPLYLPGSRITSSHFDTKVRALARKYL
- the LOC140819583 gene encoding MAPK kinase substrate protein At1g80180-like, encoding MAGLQRSAVSFRRQGSSGLVWNEKLNQLINQQNQDAAATGTGLRIERSRSTGGEKGFSSGKMTSAAEPPSPKVSACGFCAAAFGKHDQKNRHPRPPRSGKRSM